In Fusobacterium massiliense, a single window of DNA contains:
- the dnaN gene encoding DNA polymerase III subunit beta yields the protein MHIKVNRQDFLNSIRIVEKAIKESKIKPIISCGYVKVKDNRLYFTGTNLETTIKTSIFVEEVYTPGEIVFYPSIIDEYIKEIKDEFITLKLSNNNVLSIETQDSVTEYDVFKSDDYPNTFENIVLDSKNFVFQFKSEELVSIFEKVLFSADTPDNIGLNCIRIESIDNNLHFVSTNTYRLTFLRKTIDKSIDNFQVSVLAETVSYLIKIIKGLPNDDISIYNEGGHLYFQYRDTTIISKLLELKFPDYAGIFENIVYDKKLTIKNEILLNLLKRVLIFSRTNMESKYSSTYDFKIRANGEKKLTLSALNEVARINEVIDVEYEGEDLKISLNSKYLLEFIQNIPRDKEIELELRYPNSAVKVTEKGNNDYVYIIMPLALRD from the coding sequence ATGCATATAAAAGTTAATAGACAAGATTTTTTAAACTCTATAAGAATTGTTGAGAAAGCAATAAAAGAAAGTAAAATAAAACCGATTATTTCTTGTGGATATGTAAAAGTAAAAGATAATAGGTTGTATTTTACAGGAACAAATTTAGAAACTACAATAAAAACATCTATTTTTGTAGAAGAAGTGTATACTCCTGGGGAGATAGTTTTTTATCCGTCTATTATAGATGAATATATAAAAGAAATAAAAGATGAGTTTATCACACTTAAATTATCAAATAATAATGTGTTATCTATAGAAACTCAAGATTCTGTGACAGAATATGATGTTTTTAAAAGTGATGACTATCCAAATACATTTGAAAATATTGTGTTAGATAGTAAAAACTTTGTTTTTCAATTTAAAAGTGAAGAACTAGTTAGTATATTTGAAAAAGTATTGTTTTCTGCAGATACACCTGACAATATAGGTTTAAATTGTATTAGAATTGAAAGCATAGATAATAACTTACATTTTGTCTCTACTAACACTTATAGATTAACTTTTCTAAGAAAAACAATTGATAAGAGTATTGATAATTTTCAAGTTAGTGTGTTAGCTGAAACTGTCTCATATCTAATAAAAATAATAAAAGGTCTTCCTAACGATGATATAAGTATTTATAACGAAGGTGGCCATCTATATTTTCAATATAGAGATACTACAATAATTAGTAAATTACTAGAATTAAAATTCCCTGATTATGCTGGAATTTTTGAAAATATAGTGTATGACAAAAAATTAACTATAAAAAATGAAATATTGTTAAATCTATTAAAAAGAGTACTTATTTTTTCAAGAACTAATATGGAATCAAAATATTCATCAACTTATGATTTTAAAATCAGAGCTAATGGTGAGAAAAAACTAACTCTTTCTGCTTTAAATGAAGTTGCAAGAATAAACGAAGTTATAGATGTTGAGTACGAAGGAGAAGACTTAAAAATTTCTTTAAACTCTAAATACTTACTTGAATTTATACAAAATATTCCTAGAGACAAAGAAATTGAGTTAGAACTTAGATACCCTAACTCAGCAGTAAAAGTAACAGAAAAAGGTAATAATGATTATGTATACATCATAATGCCTTTAGCATTAAGAGATTAA
- the plsY gene encoding glycerol-3-phosphate 1-O-acyltransferase PlsY, with the protein MLFIWLLILSYVIGAIPTGVWLGKILKNKDVRNYGSKNSGATNCYRVLGKKIGIAVLVGDVLKGFLPLLIASKYLPNKNLLIILGLVSILAHTYSVFIAFKGGKGVATSLGVFLYFIPKIIILLVAIFAMIVYFTKYISLGSVTVAILLPVFVFMMNDNFYLFLLSLIVSIFVIYRHKENILRLLNGTENKFNL; encoded by the coding sequence ATGCTTTTTATTTGGTTATTAATATTAAGTTATGTTATAGGTGCTATTCCTACTGGAGTATGGTTAGGAAAAATTTTAAAAAATAAAGATGTTAGAAATTATGGAAGTAAAAATAGTGGTGCTACGAATTGTTACAGAGTTTTAGGAAAAAAAATTGGTATAGCAGTATTAGTTGGAGATGTATTAAAAGGTTTTTTACCTTTGCTTATTGCTTCAAAATATCTACCTAATAAAAATCTATTAATAATTTTAGGTCTTGTTTCAATATTAGCTCATACTTATTCTGTTTTTATTGCATTCAAAGGTGGAAAAGGTGTTGCAACAAGTTTAGGAGTTTTCTTGTATTTTATACCAAAAATTATCATATTACTTGTAGCTATTTTTGCTATGATAGTTTATTTCACTAAATATATATCACTAGGTTCTGTAACCGTTGCAATTTTACTACCTGTTTTTGTTTTCATGATGAATGATAATTTTTATTTATTCTTATTATCATTAATAGTATCTATTTTTGTAATATACAGACACAAAGAAAATATATTAAGATTACTTAATGGAACTGAAAATAAATTTAATTTATAG
- the alaS gene encoding alanine--tRNA ligase, with the protein MLTGNEIREKFIEFFMEKQHKHFESASLIPDDPTLLLTVAGMVPFKPYFLGQKEAPCPRVTTYQKCIRTNDLENVGRTARHHTFFEMLGNFSFGDYFKEEAIMWSWEFVTEVLKLDKNKLWVTVFTTDDEAEKIWIEKCNFPKERIVRMGESENWWSAGPTGSCGPCSEIHVDLGVEYGGDENTKIGDEGTDDRFIEIWNLVFTEWNKMEDGSLQPLPKKNIDTGAGLERIAAVVQGKSNNFETDLLFPILEKAGEITGRKYGENKDVNFSLKVITDHVRAVTFLVNDGVIPSNEGRGYVLRRILRRAVRHGRLLGYKNLFMYKLVDTVVEHFGNAYPDLKKNIENIKKIVKIEEEKFSYTLDQGIQLVNQEIDNLIAKKENKLSGEISFKLYDTYGFPYELTEEIAEERGIVVLKEEFEAKMEEQKEKARSAREVVMEKGQDSFIEEFYDKHGITEFTGYFNIKDNGRLLSSREGKDGKYLLIFDKTPFYAESGGQVGDQGKIYSNNFSAKVLDVQKQKDIFIHTVEIEKGEAIENQEYTLEIDALRRLDTAKNHTATHLLHKALREVVGTHVQQAGSLVEPDKLRFDFSHYEALTEEQLKKIELIVNEKIREGIDVGISHHSIEEAKKLGAMMLFGDKYGDVVRVIDVPGFSTELCGGTHIDNIGKIGMFKITSESGIAAGVRRIEAKTGFGAYLLEREEANVLGEIEKKLKANTTNLVDKVEKTLESLKETEKELETLRQKLALFETKAALTGMEEVNGTKVLIAAFKDKSSEDLRTMIDTIKDSYEKAVVVLATTQEKLGFAVGVTKNLTDKLKAGDLVKKLAEITGGKGGGRPDFAQAGGKDETKLLDAFAEVRTIIENQLKI; encoded by the coding sequence ATGTTAACAGGAAATGAGATTAGAGAAAAATTTATAGAGTTTTTTATGGAAAAACAACATAAACATTTTGAAAGTGCATCACTTATTCCAGATGATCCAACTCTACTTTTAACAGTTGCCGGGATGGTACCATTTAAACCATATTTTTTAGGACAAAAAGAAGCTCCTTGTCCAAGAGTTACAACTTATCAAAAATGTATAAGAACAAACGACTTAGAAAACGTTGGAAGAACAGCAAGACATCATACTTTCTTTGAAATGTTAGGAAACTTTTCATTTGGAGATTATTTTAAAGAAGAAGCTATTATGTGGTCTTGGGAATTTGTTACAGAGGTTTTAAAATTAGATAAAAATAAACTTTGGGTAACTGTATTTACTACAGATGATGAAGCAGAAAAAATATGGATAGAAAAATGTAATTTTCCTAAAGAAAGAATAGTTAGAATGGGGGAAAGTGAAAACTGGTGGTCAGCAGGGCCTACTGGTTCTTGTGGACCTTGTTCTGAAATTCATGTGGATTTAGGTGTTGAATATGGTGGAGATGAAAACACAAAAATTGGAGATGAAGGAACTGATGATCGTTTTATAGAAATTTGGAACCTAGTGTTTACTGAATGGAATAAAATGGAAGATGGAAGTTTACAACCATTACCTAAAAAAAATATAGATACAGGAGCTGGACTTGAAAGAATAGCTGCTGTTGTCCAAGGAAAATCTAATAATTTTGAAACAGATTTGTTATTTCCAATTTTAGAAAAAGCTGGAGAAATAACAGGAAGAAAATATGGGGAAAATAAAGATGTAAATTTTTCATTAAAAGTTATAACTGATCATGTAAGAGCAGTAACTTTCTTAGTGAATGACGGTGTAATTCCATCAAATGAAGGAAGAGGTTATGTATTAAGAAGAATTTTAAGAAGAGCTGTAAGACATGGAAGACTTCTAGGATACAAAAATTTATTTATGTATAAATTGGTTGATACTGTTGTTGAACATTTTGGAAATGCTTATCCAGATTTAAAGAAAAATATTGAAAATATTAAAAAAATTGTAAAAATTGAAGAAGAAAAATTCTCATATACACTGGATCAAGGTATACAACTTGTTAATCAAGAAATAGATAATTTAATTGCAAAAAAAGAAAATAAATTAAGTGGAGAAATCTCTTTTAAATTGTATGATACTTATGGATTCCCTTACGAACTTACTGAGGAAATAGCTGAAGAAAGAGGAATAGTAGTTTTAAAAGAAGAGTTTGAAGCTAAAATGGAAGAACAAAAAGAAAAAGCTAGATCAGCTAGAGAAGTTGTAATGGAAAAAGGGCAAGATAGCTTTATAGAAGAATTTTATGATAAACATGGTATTACTGAATTTACAGGTTATTTTAATATAAAAGATAATGGAAGACTTTTAAGTAGTAGAGAAGGGAAAGATGGTAAATATTTATTAATATTTGATAAAACTCCTTTTTATGCTGAATCTGGTGGTCAAGTTGGAGACCAAGGAAAAATTTATTCAAACAATTTTTCAGCAAAAGTTTTAGATGTACAAAAGCAAAAAGATATTTTTATACATACTGTTGAAATTGAAAAAGGAGAAGCTATTGAAAATCAAGAGTATACTTTAGAAATAGATGCTCTTAGAAGATTAGACACTGCTAAAAATCATACTGCTACTCACTTATTACACAAAGCATTAAGAGAAGTTGTGGGAACTCATGTTCAACAAGCTGGATCACTTGTAGAACCAGATAAACTAAGATTTGACTTTAGTCATTATGAAGCATTAACAGAAGAACAATTAAAGAAAATTGAATTGATTGTTAATGAAAAAATAAGAGAGGGAATAGATGTTGGAATTAGTCATCATAGTATAGAAGAAGCAAAGAAACTTGGAGCTATGATGTTATTTGGTGACAAATATGGAGATGTTGTAAGAGTTATTGATGTTCCAGGATTTTCAACAGAATTATGTGGAGGGACACATATAGATAACATAGGAAAAATAGGAATGTTTAAAATTACATCTGAAAGTGGTATTGCAGCAGGAGTTAGAAGAATTGAAGCTAAAACAGGATTCGGAGCTTACTTGTTAGAAAGAGAGGAAGCTAATGTTTTAGGAGAAATTGAAAAGAAATTGAAAGCTAATACTACTAATTTAGTTGATAAAGTTGAAAAAACTTTAGAAAGTTTAAAAGAAACTGAAAAGGAATTAGAAACTTTAAGACAAAAACTTGCTTTGTTTGAAACAAAGGCTGCGTTAACTGGAATGGAAGAAGTAAATGGAACTAAAGTGTTAATAGCTGCATTCAAAGATAAATCATCTGAAGATTTAAGAACTATGATAGATACTATCAAAGATAGTTATGAAAAAGCAGTAGTAGTTCTTGCAACAACACAAGAAAAACTAGGTTTTGCTGTTGGAGTTACAAAAAATTTAACTGATAAATTAAAAGCTGGAGATTTAGTTAAAAAATTAGCTGAAATAACTGGTGGAAAAGGTGGAGGAAGACCTGATTTTGCTCAAGCTGGTGGAAAAGATGAAACTAAACTTTTAGATGCTTTTGCAGAAGTTAGAACTATTATAGAAAATCAATTAAAAATATAA
- the mutS gene encoding DNA mismatch repair protein MutS, giving the protein MSADTPLMQQYKKIKEEYKNEILMFRLGDFYEMFFEDAKISAKELGLTLTTRNREKDYDVPLAGVPYHSVASYIAKLVEKGYSVAICEQVEDPKTAVGIVKREVTRVITPGTIIDTDFLDKKNNNYIACIKINTAENLVGISYADITTGEFSVFQINGKNFFEKTLGEINKIAPSEIVLDEKTYDEYKANLQDRTSLAGVKFTKIINVRKAEEYITNHFNIISTETFALKNKEISISASANLLKYVDELQKGNELTFKQIKYKNIEDIMELNISTQNNLSLVPKRNEEARGTLFGVLDDCMTSIGSRELKKIIKNPYLDIDKIRKKQFYVDYFFKNVLLRESVREKLKEIYDIERIAGKIIYGTENGKDLLFLKESIRKSIEIYKILKEHQDIKDIFELDLETLLDIYNKIEITIDENAPFSIREGEIIKDNFSQELDELRRISKLGKDFILEIEQRERERTGIKGLKIKYNKVFGYFIEITKANQDLVPEDYIRKQTLVNSERYIVQDLKEYEEKVITAKSKIEALEYEIFKKLSSEIKGKIESIYRLSKNISNLDVISNFAHIAVKNSYVKPEMTKENILEIKGGRHPVVEKLISSGDYVKNDVILDNEKNLIILTGPNMSGKSTYMKQIALNIIMAHIGSYVAADYAKIPIIDKIFTRVGASDDLISGQSTFMLEMTEVASILNSATEKSFIVLDEIGRGTSTYDGISIATAITEYIHNNIGAKTIFATHYHELTELEKELEKAVNFRVEVKENGKNIVFLREIVKGGADKSYGIEVARLSGVPNEVLNRSKKILKKLENRKNLIESKIKAEQMMLFGDFSEVDEQEVEETIIENFSEEENKVLEILKEMDLNSMSPLESLLKLSEMKKILTGGNNE; this is encoded by the coding sequence ATGTCTGCTGATACACCTTTAATGCAACAATATAAGAAAATTAAAGAAGAATATAAAAATGAAATCCTGATGTTTAGATTGGGAGATTTTTATGAAATGTTTTTTGAAGATGCAAAGATATCAGCGAAAGAGTTAGGACTTACCCTTACGACAAGAAATAGAGAAAAAGACTATGATGTGCCTTTAGCAGGAGTTCCCTATCACAGTGTAGCATCATATATAGCAAAACTTGTTGAGAAAGGATACAGTGTAGCTATTTGTGAACAAGTTGAGGATCCTAAAACAGCTGTTGGAATAGTAAAAAGAGAAGTGACAAGAGTAATAACTCCTGGAACAATAATAGACACAGATTTTCTAGATAAAAAAAATAATAATTATATAGCTTGTATAAAAATAAATACAGCAGAAAATTTAGTGGGAATTTCTTATGCGGATATAACAACCGGAGAATTTTCTGTTTTTCAAATAAATGGAAAAAATTTCTTTGAAAAAACTTTGGGAGAGATAAATAAAATTGCTCCTAGTGAAATAGTTTTAGATGAAAAAACTTACGATGAATACAAGGCTAATTTACAAGATAGAACTTCTTTGGCAGGAGTAAAATTTACAAAAATAATAAATGTAAGAAAGGCTGAAGAGTACATAACAAATCATTTTAATATTATTTCAACAGAGACATTTGCTTTAAAGAATAAAGAAATATCGATTTCAGCTTCAGCAAATTTACTTAAATATGTTGATGAGTTACAAAAGGGAAATGAATTAACTTTTAAGCAGATAAAATACAAAAATATTGAAGATATAATGGAATTAAATATAAGCACTCAAAATAATTTGAGTTTAGTTCCTAAAAGAAATGAGGAAGCGAGAGGAACGCTTTTTGGAGTTCTTGATGATTGTATGACATCAATAGGTAGTAGAGAACTAAAAAAAATAATAAAAAACCCTTATTTAGATATAGATAAAATAAGAAAAAAACAATTTTATGTTGATTATTTTTTCAAAAATGTTCTTTTAAGAGAAAGTGTAAGAGAAAAGCTAAAAGAAATATACGACATTGAAAGAATAGCAGGGAAAATAATATACGGTACTGAAAATGGAAAAGACCTTCTATTTTTAAAAGAATCAATAAGAAAATCGATAGAAATATATAAAATTTTGAAAGAACATCAAGATATAAAAGATATATTTGAGTTAGATTTAGAAACTTTACTAGATATTTATAACAAGATAGAAATTACTATAGATGAAAATGCTCCTTTTTCAATAAGAGAAGGGGAAATTATTAAAGATAACTTTAGTCAAGAATTAGATGAATTAAGAAGAATTTCCAAATTGGGAAAAGATTTTATACTTGAAATAGAACAAAGAGAAAGGGAAAGAACAGGTATAAAAGGTCTAAAAATTAAATATAATAAAGTGTTTGGCTACTTTATAGAAATAACAAAAGCGAATCAAGATTTAGTGCCAGAGGATTATATTAGAAAACAAACTTTAGTAAATAGTGAGAGATATATAGTTCAAGATTTAAAGGAATATGAAGAAAAAGTTATTACGGCTAAAAGTAAAATAGAAGCCTTAGAATATGAAATTTTTAAAAAACTTTCTTCTGAAATAAAAGGAAAGATTGAAAGTATTTATCGTTTATCAAAAAATATTTCTAATTTAGATGTGATTTCAAATTTTGCTCATATAGCAGTTAAAAATTCTTATGTAAAACCTGAAATGACAAAAGAAAATATTTTAGAAATAAAAGGTGGCAGACATCCTGTTGTAGAAAAATTAATTTCAAGTGGAGATTATGTTAAAAATGATGTAATCTTAGACAATGAAAAAAATTTAATAATTTTAACAGGACCAAATATGTCAGGTAAATCAACATATATGAAGCAAATTGCACTTAATATTATTATGGCTCATATTGGTTCTTATGTAGCAGCGGATTATGCAAAGATACCCATTATAGATAAAATTTTTACAAGAGTTGGAGCAAGTGATGATTTGATAAGTGGTCAATCTACATTTATGTTAGAGATGACGGAGGTTGCAAGTATATTAAATAGTGCAACAGAAAAGTCTTTTATTGTTTTAGATGAAATAGGAAGGGGCACATCTACATATGATGGGATTTCTATTGCAACGGCAATAACAGAATATATACACAACAATATTGGAGCTAAAACTATATTTGCAACTCATTATCATGAATTAACTGAGCTTGAAAAAGAGTTGGAAAAAGCTGTAAATTTTAGAGTTGAAGTGAAGGAAAATGGGAAAAATATAGTTTTTTTAAGAGAAATTGTAAAAGGTGGAGCAGATAAATCATATGGAATAGAAGTTGCTAGATTATCTGGAGTACCTAATGAAGTTTTAAATCGTTCAAAAAAAATACTAAAGAAATTAGAAAATAGAAAGAATTTAATAGAAAGTAAGATAAAAGCAGAACAGATGATGTTATTTGGAGATTTCTCTGAGGTTGATGAGCAAGAAGTTGAAGAAACAATCATAGAAAATTTTTCAGAAGAAGAAAATAAAGTTTTAGAAATACTTAAAGAAATGGATTTAAATTCGATGAGTCCTTTAGAAAGCTTATTAAAATTGAGTGAGATGAAAAAAATTCTTACTGGAGGAAATAATGAATAA
- the lptB gene encoding LPS export ABC transporter ATP-binding protein, which produces MISLSANNLVKSYKNRKVVNKVSLEVNKGEIVGLLGPNGAGKTTTFYMITGIVKPDEGQVICGEQEITTLPMYKRANMGIGYLAQEPSVFRNLTVEENIELVLEMKNISKKEQKETVDRLLEEFKLTHVKDSLGYSLSGGERRRIEIARTIANNPSFILLDEPFAGVDPIAVEDIQNIIRYLKKRGLGILITDHNVRETLSITDKSYIMSKGKVLIEGTAREIANNEEAKRIYLGEKFKLD; this is translated from the coding sequence ATGATTAGTTTGAGTGCTAACAATCTTGTAAAAAGCTATAAAAATAGAAAGGTTGTAAATAAGGTTAGCTTAGAGGTAAATAAGGGTGAAATAGTTGGACTTTTAGGTCCTAATGGTGCTGGAAAAACGACAACTTTTTATATGATAACAGGGATAGTAAAACCAGATGAGGGGCAAGTTATTTGTGGAGAACAAGAAATAACGACATTACCTATGTACAAGAGAGCTAATATGGGAATAGGGTATTTGGCTCAAGAACCATCAGTTTTTAGAAATTTAACTGTGGAAGAAAATATAGAGCTTGTACTTGAGATGAAAAATATTTCAAAAAAAGAGCAAAAAGAAACTGTGGATAGATTGCTTGAAGAATTTAAATTAACGCATGTGAAAGATTCTTTAGGTTATTCGTTGTCAGGTGGAGAAAGAAGAAGAATTGAGATAGCAAGAACAATTGCGAACAATCCTAGTTTTATTTTGCTTGATGAACCTTTTGCCGGTGTTGACCCTATAGCTGTTGAAGATATACAAAATATAATAAGATATTTGAAAAAAAGAGGATTAGGAATTTTAATAACGGATCATAATGTAAGAGAAACTTTGAGTATAACAGATAAGTCTTATATTATGTCAAAAGGGAAAGTTCTTATAGAAGGAACTGCTAGGGAAATAGCAAATAATGAAGAAGCTAAAAGAATATATTTAGGAGAAAAATTTAAATTAGATTAA
- a CDS encoding LptA/OstA family protein: MNKKKMLYTGIGIAAVILGYFNYFGSDKDIGNVKKIMETTNAVYENEDYYVEAEKEIDYIDEKESKFEKAKAKIKGMLLSGDNVFLDKARNLLLNSNIVGISPNGWKINASELKYNRETEELISTQPLSAINEEKGIEISGNTFKTTVAMDNISLEGNVVIKNQYFSILADRANYNDKDKKIFLDGNIKITNSSKEKDTESTKKNREISGNFSKLYLNVDEKNIYATDGFEMKYSDVGLKGKDIVLNEETQSFKVTGDVQFTYQDYVFDVNYIEKTPNSDLINVYGKIKGGNPEYKLEADNAEYNMTDKKFRIFNNVQATSQKGEKLLVDNFIYSSETKEIDMYGNKILYTSPTNNLEAEYIHYNTVTKDLSTNKYFNSWNDKGEGVTGTNLLYNLSTKNFSSKEEITVKSKDYGLTSKNVTYVEETGILNVPEPYVIKSSDETTIINGNSITYNKKTGELVSPGNIILNSKGTIMRGHDLTYNNLTSLGKLEGPITLENKTDNMSGSAKEIQIKRGDHVTLVGPIDLKQNNMKIALANARYSYKDELMHSDTPIKLSDPSRSMVGSVSNATYDPKTSVFKGNSFNMKETNRSARGNTVIMNNKTKVLELIGNAYLSSGKDSVTGPKIVYNLDSKDAELPSSGVIKYDKYTLNTSYGKVNKETGEIFSKNSKVVSTDGNEFQANQTKGNINDGLIRFTGDVKGKAKQKEGDVTFKGDKADLYLEKQGGSYKAKKVIVNDKSVFTQTNKRIDSNYIELDLVKNEVYAKNTPVLTIDNANKGKTVVKSESVTGFIDKELINLNKDVHIRDINEKNEETVLTANRGSVTRTIADVYGNVKVVTKDAVMIANEGHYDMTTRKIKAKGNVHVDYVTAKSIGTSLNDAMNSKKGAK; encoded by the coding sequence ATGAATAAAAAGAAAATGTTGTACACAGGGATTGGAATAGCTGCAGTGATTTTAGGATATTTCAACTATTTTGGTTCAGACAAAGATATAGGAAATGTAAAGAAAATAATGGAAACAACTAATGCTGTTTATGAAAATGAAGATTATTATGTTGAGGCAGAAAAAGAAATAGACTATATCGATGAAAAAGAAAGTAAGTTTGAAAAAGCTAAGGCTAAAATAAAAGGAATGCTTTTAAGTGGAGATAATGTATTTTTAGATAAAGCTAGAAATTTGTTACTAAATTCTAATATTGTTGGAATTAGCCCTAATGGTTGGAAAATAAATGCAAGTGAATTGAAGTATAACAGAGAAACAGAAGAACTTATTTCAACACAACCATTGTCAGCAATTAATGAAGAAAAAGGGATAGAAATATCAGGAAATACTTTTAAGACAACAGTTGCAATGGACAATATAAGTCTTGAAGGAAATGTTGTAATAAAGAATCAGTATTTTTCTATATTAGCTGACAGAGCTAATTATAACGACAAGGATAAAAAAATATTTTTAGATGGGAATATTAAAATAACAAATAGTTCTAAAGAAAAAGACACAGAAAGTACTAAGAAAAATAGAGAGATATCAGGAAATTTTTCAAAATTATATCTTAATGTAGATGAAAAAAATATTTATGCAACTGATGGTTTTGAAATGAAATATTCTGATGTAGGATTGAAAGGAAAGGATATAGTACTTAACGAAGAGACTCAAAGTTTTAAAGTTACAGGAGATGTTCAATTTACGTATCAAGATTATGTGTTTGATGTAAACTATATTGAAAAAACACCTAATAGTGACTTAATCAATGTTTATGGAAAAATAAAAGGTGGAAACCCAGAATATAAACTAGAAGCAGATAATGCTGAATATAATATGACTGATAAAAAATTCAGAATATTTAATAATGTACAAGCAACATCACAAAAAGGAGAGAAATTATTGGTAGATAATTTCATCTATTCTAGTGAAACAAAAGAAATAGATATGTATGGTAATAAAATCTTGTATACATCACCAACTAATAATTTAGAAGCTGAGTATATTCACTACAATACAGTAACTAAGGATTTAAGTACAAATAAATATTTTAACTCTTGGAATGATAAAGGAGAAGGAGTAACAGGAACAAACTTATTATACAATCTTTCTACTAAAAATTTCTCATCTAAAGAGGAAATAACTGTAAAAAGTAAAGATTATGGTTTAACAAGCAAAAATGTAACTTATGTAGAAGAAACAGGCATTTTAAATGTCCCTGAACCATATGTTATAAAATCTTCTGATGAAACTACAATTATTAATGGTAATAGTATAACTTATAATAAAAAGACAGGGGAACTTGTAAGCCCTGGAAATATAATTTTAAATTCTAAAGGTACAATTATGAGAGGGCACGATTTAACTTATAATAATTTGACATCTTTAGGTAAATTAGAAGGACCTATTACTCTTGAAAATAAAACAGATAATATGTCTGGAAGTGCTAAAGAAATTCAAATAAAAAGAGGAGATCATGTTACTTTAGTAGGACCGATAGATTTAAAACAAAATAATATGAAAATAGCTTTAGCTAATGCAAGATATTCATATAAAGATGAACTAATGCATTCAGATACACCTATAAAACTATCAGATCCATCAAGAAGTATGGTAGGAAGTGTAAGTAATGCAACATATGATCCTAAGACTTCTGTATTTAAAGGAAATTCTTTTAATATGAAAGAAACAAATAGAAGTGCTAGAGGAAATACTGTGATTATGAATAATAAGACAAAAGTTTTGGAATTGATTGGAAATGCTTATTTGAGTTCAGGAAAAGACAGTGTCACAGGACCTAAGATTGTATATAATTTAGATAGTAAAGATGCAGAACTTCCATCAAGTGGAGTTATAAAATATGATAAATACACATTAAATACAAGCTATGGAAAAGTTAATAAAGAGACAGGAGAAATTTTTTCTAAAAATTCTAAAGTTGTATCTACTGATGGAAATGAGTTTCAAGCAAATCAAACGAAGGGAAATATAAATGATGGCTTAATTCGTTTCACTGGAGATGTGAAAGGAAAAGCAAAACAAAAAGAAGGAGATGTAACTTTCAAAGGAGATAAAGCAGACTTGTATTTAGAAAAACAAGGAGGCTCTTATAAAGCTAAAAAAGTTATAGTAAATGATAAATCAGTATTTACTCAAACTAATAAGAGAATTGATTCAAATTATATAGAACTAGATTTAGTTAAAAATGAAGTTTATGCAAAGAATACTCCCGTTTTAACAATAGATAACGCTAATAAGGGGAAAACTGTTGTAAAATCTGAAAGTGTAACAGGATTTATAGATAAAGAGCTTATAAATTTAAATAAAGATGTTCATATAAGAGATATAAATGAAAAAAATGAAGAGACAGTATTGACAGCTAATAGAGGAAGTGTTACAAGAACTATAGCTGATGTTTATGGAAATGTAAAAGTAGTTACTAAAGATGCAGTAATGATAGCAAATGAAGGGCACTATGATATGACTACTAGAAAAATTAAAGCAAAAGGAAATGTTCATGTTGATTATGTAACAGCTAAATCTATAGGAACTAGTTTAAATGATGCAATGAATAGTAAAAAAGGAGCTAAATAA